From one Melopsittacus undulatus isolate bMelUnd1 chromosome 16, bMelUnd1.mat.Z, whole genome shotgun sequence genomic stretch:
- the TSHB gene encoding thyrotropin subunit beta isoform X1, which translates to MKQQSMSPFFTMSLLFGLTVCQTASLCAPSEYIIHVEKRECAYCLAINTTICAGFCMTRDSNGKKLLLKSALSQNVCTYKEMLYQTALIPGCPHHTIPYYSYPVAVSCKCGKCNTDYSDCVNEKVRTNYCTKPQKLCNM; encoded by the exons ATGAAGCAACAGAG CATGAGTCCCTTCTTTACAATGTCTCTCCTCTTTGGGCTGACCGTTTGTCAAACAGCATCACTTTGTGCTCCTTCAGAGTATATAATCCACGTGGAGAAAAGGGAATGTGCCTACTGCCTGGCCATCAACACCACCATCTGCGCAGGATTCTGCATGACTCGG gaCAGCAATGGCAAGAAGCTGTTACTCAAAAGTGCTCTGTCCCAGAACGTCTGCACATATAAAGAGATGCTGTATCAAACAGCACTGATTCCAGGCTGTCCTCATCACACTATCCCTTATTACTCCTACCCTGTGGCTGTGAGCTGCAAGTGTGGTAAATGTAACACTGACTACAGTGACTGTGTTAATGAGAAGGTCAGGACAAACTACTGCACTAAACCACAGAAGCTCTGTAACATGTAA
- the TSHB gene encoding thyrotropin subunit beta isoform X2 — protein sequence MSPFFTMSLLFGLTVCQTASLCAPSEYIIHVEKRECAYCLAINTTICAGFCMTRDSNGKKLLLKSALSQNVCTYKEMLYQTALIPGCPHHTIPYYSYPVAVSCKCGKCNTDYSDCVNEKVRTNYCTKPQKLCNM from the exons ATGAGTCCCTTCTTTACAATGTCTCTCCTCTTTGGGCTGACCGTTTGTCAAACAGCATCACTTTGTGCTCCTTCAGAGTATATAATCCACGTGGAGAAAAGGGAATGTGCCTACTGCCTGGCCATCAACACCACCATCTGCGCAGGATTCTGCATGACTCGG gaCAGCAATGGCAAGAAGCTGTTACTCAAAAGTGCTCTGTCCCAGAACGTCTGCACATATAAAGAGATGCTGTATCAAACAGCACTGATTCCAGGCTGTCCTCATCACACTATCCCTTATTACTCCTACCCTGTGGCTGTGAGCTGCAAGTGTGGTAAATGTAACACTGACTACAGTGACTGTGTTAATGAGAAGGTCAGGACAAACTACTGCACTAAACCACAGAAGCTCTGTAACATGTAA
- the SYCP1 gene encoding synaptonemal complex protein 1: protein MEKEKPFKLFVPPRLSSGQVSAVKPQASARATGLCQGVNKCPDDDFNSPFVMSTPNRGEITDSDAISQEVKLGSEVDEENVETVNELYSKLYKEAEKIKRWKLTVESELKQKERKLQENRKIIEAQRKAIQELQFENEKLSLKLEDEISENKDLLKENSASRHLCNLLKETCTHFTEKSTKYEHEREETRQLYEELNNNIEKMVVAFEELRVQAENTRLEMCFKLKEEAEKVDKLEKECQLEVSVKEKQISALTIQSDEKDDIIRDMETQLQESKNKIADLEEAKRHEEEMLKKSQICQEHLRAELEETKVSLRKTEVTQKSLETELQTAVKALIEMTGEKEAQVEECKKAKALHASLREEFETSISSLKNLLQTEQNRSEKYHDESKLLTLELRNKSAELEEMTKLKCDKEMQLEELSETLGKVEALLVKKQDLEATLEDLQEREKETKNVLQIREKEIQDLKVQLSNTAEKEKNYLDHFKALKTDLEQEALKNEQLTAYINELSLEKEQVAQEKAAMAAELEKLQESHEDCKKKEENAKQLVENLEEANAQLRNELESFKEKMAKKGEEIKSKLDEREENAKNIENEMSRKEKQMKILENKLNNLKKQAENKNKCIEELQQENKLLKKKITAENKKTSFYEGKVNKLELEMENMNKQHKEAVDIYEKDIEAKKVNENKLLEEVERMKLLAHEAAAVQRETDIRCQHKITEMVALMEKHKCEYDKMVEEKDTELKLYKEKDQEQFSSKRALENELSCLKSELSSLKEQLKAEIQEKENLAKKALQNMVPEKEKKHKKIQTHFAEPPKPQFDLDYESINVKNKRSPNDIPTKVNVMEKTKMPPSVSAKSPLGNPSFKAYMIKTPPVQKLQSESTNLLSEQSMRKKQKVLLQLDTQSDSSEHSDLLSLVSEEEMFKKLYRDYPQASQLYTMTPKKKSATLNVKTPGSVLKLSTMRKMREAGWTAVSKLDRKRKMKEAEKLFT from the exons atggaaaaagaaaagccgTTCAAACTGTTCGTGCCGCCGCGTCTGAGCAGTGGCCAAGTGTCTGCAGTCAAACCCCAGGCGAGCGCTCGGGCGACGGGGCTATGTCAG GGGGTTAACAAATGCCCAGATGATGATTTTAATTCGCCGTTTGTAATGAGTACACCAAACCGTGGTGAAATCACTGACTCTG ATGCGATTTCACAGGAAGTAAAACTTGGCTCTGAGGTAGATGAAGAG AATGTAGAAACAGTGAATGAGTTGTACTCAAAACTCTACAAAGAGGCTGAGAAGATCAAGCGATGGAAACTAACTGTAGAGTCAGAactaaagcagaaagaaagaaaactgcaagaaaacagaaagattaTTGAAGCACAGCGTAAAGCCATTCAGGAATTGCAG tttgaaaatgaaaaactaagtTTAAAACTGGAAGATGAGATATCTGAAAATAAAGACCTCTTAAAAGA AAACAGTGCCTCAAGGCATTTGTGTAACCTGCTTAAGGAAACCTGTACTCACTTCACAGAGAAGTCCACCAAAT ATGaacatgaaagagaagaaaccagACAACTATATGAGGAACTTAATAACAACATTGAA aagatgGTAGTGGCATTTGAAGAGCTTCGTGTGCAAGCAGAGAACACCAGACTGGAAATGTGTTTCAAAT taaaagaagaagcagaaaaagtggACAAGCTTGAAAAAGAATGCCAACTGGAAGTCAGtgtgaaggaaaagcag aTTTCAGCTCTTACCATACAGAGTGATGAAAAAGATGATATAATAAGAGATATGGAAACTCAGCTGCAGGAATCGAAAAATAAGATTGCTGACTTAGAAGAAGCAAAAA gacatgaagaagaaatgttGAAGAAGTCCCAGATCTGTCAAGAACATTTGAGGGCAGAATTGGAAGAGACCAAAGTTTCACTGAGGAAAACAGAG GTTACTCAAAAGAGCTTAGAAACTGAATTGCAGACTGCAGTGAAAGCATTAATTGAGATgactggagaaaaagaagcacAGGTGGAAGAGTGTAAAAAAGCCAAGGCTTTGCATGCATCCCTGAGAGAAGAGTTTGAGACTTCCATTTCCAGTTTGAAAAACTTGCTGCAAACAGAGCAAAATAG ATCAGAGAAATATCATGATGAGTCAAAGCTGCTGACCTTGGAGCTCAGAAATAAATCTGCTGAACTGG AAGAGATGACTAAACTAAAATGTGACAAAGAAATGCAACTGGAAGAGCTGTCAGAAACACTG GGAAAAGTTGAAGCACTTCTAGTGAAGAAGCAAGATCTTGAGGCTACTTTAGAAGATttgcaggagagagaaaaagaaacgAAAAATGTTCTCCAAATCAGAGAG aaagaaatccAAGATTTGAAAGTCCAACTGAGCAAtacagctgaaaaggaaaaaaattatttagacCATTTTAAGGCACTGAAAACAGATCTTGAACAAGAGGC GCTAAAGAATGAACAACTGACAGCATATATCAATGAGCTTTCATTAGAAAAAGAGCAGGTAGCACAAGAGAAAGCTGCTATGGCTGCAGAACTTGAGAAACTGCAAGAGAGTCATGAG GattgtaagaaaaaagaagaaaatgcaaagcagtTAGTTGAAAACCTGGAAGAAGCAAATGCCCAGCTAAG AAATGAACTGGAGTCTTTCAAGGAGAAGATGGCAAAGAAAGGTGAAGAGATTAAAAGTAAACTggatgaaagagaagaaaat GCTAAGAatattgaaaatgaaatgtcaagaaaggaaaagcagatgaaaattcTAGAAAATAAG ttgaataatttaaagaaacaagctgaaaataagaacaaatgcATTGAAGAGTTGCAACAGGAG aataaactgctgaaaaagaaaattactgcagaaaacaagaagaCAAGTTTTTATGAAGGGAAG GTGAATAAATTAGAGTTAGAGATGGAAAATATGAACAAGCAACATAAGGAAGCAGTTGACATCTATGAGAAGGACATTGaagcaaaaaaagtaaatgaaaataaacttcttGAAGAG GTAGAAAGGATGAAGTTGCTTGCTCATGAAGCAGCTGCAGTTCAGAGAGAAACTGATATCCGATGTCAGCACAAGATAACTGAAATGGTGGCACTTATGGAAAAGCATAAG tgTGAATATGATAAAATGGTTGAAGAAAAAGATACTGAATTAaaactttataaagaaaaagatcaaGAGCAGTTCTCATCAAAAAGAGCATTG GAGAATGAGCTTTCATGTTTGAAAAGTGAACTGTCATCCCTTAAGGAACAACTTAAAGCAGAAATTCAAGAgaag GAGAATCTTGCAAAAAAAGCCCTGCAAAATATGgttcctgaaaaggaaaagaagcacaAG AAAATACAGACTCATTTTGCTGAGCCTCCTAAACCTCAATTTGATCTGGACTATGAATCAATTAATGTAAAGAATAAAAGGTCTCCAAACGATATTCCTACAAAAGTCAATGTGATGGAAAAGACTAAAATGCCTCCTTCAGTATCTGCAAAGAGTCCCCTGGGTAATCCATCATTCAAG gcATACATGATAAAGACTCCTCCAGTACAGAAACTGCAGAGTGAAAGCACAAACCTGCTCTCAGAGCAGAGcatgaggaaaaaacagaaagtgCTGCTCCAGTTGGACACGCAGTCAGACAGCTCTGAGCACAGCGACCTCCTG agccTAGTCtcagaggaagaaatgtttaaaaaactGTACAGGGATTATCCTCAGGCTTCACAATTATATACCATGACACCAAAAAAG AAATCAGCTACATTAAACGTGAAGACCCCAGGCTCTGTACTGAAACTGTCAACCATGAGGAAGATGCGTGAGGCAGGATGGACAGCAGTTTCCAAACtggacaggaaaaggaaaatgaaagaagctgAGAAGCTCTTTacttaa
- the LOC101869625 gene encoding bile acid receptor-like → MANTFVTVPDGYCLPEPIQYYDVLPEHINYQLQDTDFQTAPYCQYSTAQIPPPVLQSQPSNSQYSTYSLDSQYSDGQCVISSCELSKPPFIAPHMDDGGYQTLKRPRLNHSSLGLKGQEELCVVCGDKASGYHYNALTCEGCKGFFRRSITKNAVYRCKNGGHCEMDMYMRRKCQECRLKKCKAVGMLAECLLTEVQCKSKRLRKNFKQKSSFLYNIKLEDEGLNSKHVSSTTRAGKIPEKMELTPREHQLLDHIVAAHQKYTIPLEEAKKFLQETASPEESFLHLSQTAVIHVQVLVDFTKRLPGFESLASEDQIALLKGSTVEAMFLRSAQIYNQRISECQPSTSESHLRLSDRATYCHIQNLDRNIYSMEMSHNEESPTSTTTTGITEEFITALFYFYRSMGELNVTETEYALLVATTVFFSDRPLLRNKRHVEELQEPLLSLLYKYSKIHHPEDPQHFARLIGRLTELRTLNHTHAEVLVTRRTQDPRLAPLLCPSWDLP, encoded by the exons ATGGCAAATACATTTGTCACTGTACCAGATGGGTATTGTCTGCCTGAGCCCATCCAGTATTATG ATGTTCTGCCAGAGCATATCAACTAccagctgcaggacactgaTTTTCAGACTGCTCCCTATTGCCAATACTCAACAGCTCAAATTCCTCCTCCAGTATTACAGTCCCAACCTTCCAACTCCCAGTACAGCACGTACAGCCTGGACTCTCAGTACAGTGATGGGCAATGTGTCATCAGCAGCTGTGAATTAAGCAAACCCCCTTTCATAGCACCCCATATGGATGATGGTGGATACCAAACATTAAAACGGCCAAGATTAAACCACTCTTCTTTGGGCCTGAAGGGACAGGAGGAGCTGTGTGTGGTGTGTGGTGACAAGGCCTCAGGTTATCACTACAATGCACTTACCTGTGAAGGCTGCAAAG GCTTCTTTCGACGCAGCATAACCAAAAATGCAGTGTATCGATGCAAGAATGGTGGTCACTGTGAAATGGACATGTACATGCGAAGGAAGTGTCAGGAATGTCGCCTGAAGAAGTGTAAAGCTGTGGGAATGCTAGCAGAAT GTTTGCTGACTGAAGTACAGTGCAAGTCAAAGCGGCTCAGAAAGAATTTCAAACAGAAGAGCAGTTTTCTTTACAATATAAAGCTGGAAGATGAGGGGCTGAATAGTAAACATGTATCATCTACAACAAGAGCTGGAAAA atccCAGAGAAGATGGAACTCACTCCAAGGGAGCATCAGCTTCTGGACCACATTGTAGCAGCACACCAAAAATACACAATTCCCCTGGAGGAAGCAAAGAAGTTT CTACAGGAAACTGCAAGTCCTGAGGAAAGTTTTCTCCATCTCTCCCAGACAGCAGTCATCCATGTACAAGTGCTAGTGGATTTCACAAAAAGACTTCCAG GATTTGAGAGTTTAGCTAGTGAAGATCAGATTGCACTGCTAAAAGGGTCAACAGTTGAGGCAATGTTTTTGCGTTCAGCCCAAATATACAACCAAAGAATCAGTGAATGCCAACCATCAACAAGTGAAA GTCACTTAAGGCTTTCTGATCGTGCAACATACTGTCACATTCAAAACCTTGATAGAAACATTTACTCTATGGAAATGTCTCACAATGAAGAAAGTCCAACTTCCACTACTACCACAG GTATAACCGAGGAGTTTATTACCGCGCTGTTTTACTTCTACAGAAGCATGGGTGAACTGAACGTGACCGAGACCGAATACGCCCTGCTCGTAGCAACGACGGTGTTCTTTTCAG ACCGCCCGCTCCTGCGGAACAAGCGGCACGTCGAAGAGCTGCAGGAGCCGCTCCTGAGCCTCCTCTACAAGTACTCCAAGATCCATCATCCTGAGGACCCCCAGCACTTCGCCCGCCTGATCGGGCGCCTCACGGAACTGCGCACCCTCAACCATACCCACGCGGAGGTGCTGGTGACACGAAGAACCCAGGACCCGCGGCTGGCCCcgctgctctgccccagctggGACCTGCCCTAG